A stretch of Lactuca sativa cultivar Salinas chromosome 6, Lsat_Salinas_v11, whole genome shotgun sequence DNA encodes these proteins:
- the LOC111878373 gene encoding uncharacterized protein LOC111878373, translating into MVRLTPTNYNMWKPRMEDFLNLKDLAEPIENQGVKPDTKTNEVWTRINKKTVAQIRQWIDHSVFHHVSQETDAYKLWEKLENMYQAKTACNKTLLMRLLNEAEEELEVEVKVEAEADIVKVEEDLRIEGNHEIEGNRESKLKSIQNPSRENGETMVTITQDVALVTYEEEACLHVVTPDDEWVIDSAASYHSTPNRDLFTTYKPGDHGTVKMGNTSFSSIAGIGDVHLKTNVGCTLVLKDVWHVPELRMNLISVGALDVQGYDNQFGSY; encoded by the exons ATGGTTCGACTTACGCCCACAAATTACAACATGTGGAAGCCAAGGATGGAAGATTTTCTTAATCTAAAAGATTTAGCAGAGCCTATAGAAAATCAAGGTGTCAAACCTGACACGAAGACAAACGAAGTTTGGACGAGAATAAACAAGAAAACGGTGGCACAAATTCGACAGTGGATCGACCACAGTGTTTTTCATCATGTCTCTCAAGAGACAGACGCATACAAACTTTGGGAGAAGCTCGAGAATATGTATCAAGCAAAGACGGCATGCAACAAGACCTTGCTGATGAGGCTCCTT AATGAGGCGGAGGAAGAACTGGAGGTAGAGGTCAAGGTCGAGGCAGAGGCAGACATAGTCAAAGTAGAGGAAGATCTAAGGATCGAGGGAAATCACGAGATCGAGGGAAATCGCGAGAGCAAG CTCAAGTCAATTCAGAATCCAAGCAGGGAGAATGGTGAAACCATGGTCACCATAACACAAGATGTTGCCCTTGTTACATACGAGGAAGAAGCATGCCTACATGTTGTAACTCCTGATGATGAGTGGGTGATTGATAGCGCTGCATCATATCATTCGACTCCAAACCGGGATTTATTCACTACTTATAAACCCGGAGACCATGGTACCGTAAAGATGGGAAACACCAGTTTCTCAAGCATTGCTGGTATTGGTGATGTGCATTTAAAGACCAATGTTGGATGTACATTGGTGTTGAAAGATGTTTGGCATGTCCCAGAGCTAAGAATGAATCTTATCTCAGTTGGAGCTCTTGACGTCCAAGGATATGATAATCAATTCGGAAGTTATTAA
- the LOC111878374 gene encoding uncharacterized protein LOC111878374 isoform X2 has protein sequence MPSSIDNHVDQEVIDMEVAGAEAGEAERVTFSLAIAFLFNWIARILNLLDTIEMKSQGSDFPFKTHPGFINVALVCLILYGLASAAEFFIYAIRPGSVYGMIVHLFKRIWQHEFES, from the exons ATGCCTTCTTCCATAGATAATCATGTCGACCAAGAAGTTATAGATATGGAAGTAGCAGGGGCAGAAGCGGGAGAAGCCGAGCGCGTTACATTCAGTCTGGCCATAGCGTTTTTGTTCAATTGGATCGCTCGCATCCTTAATCTGCTGGATACTATTG AAATGAAGTCGCAGGGATCTGATTTTCCTTTTAAAACGCATCCTGGGTTCATCAATGTAGCTCTTGTCTGTCTCATCTTATATGGCCTGGCTTCTGCAGCAGAGTTTTTCATTTATGCCATACGTCCCGGTTCTGTTTATGGCATGATCGTTCATTTG TTCAAAAGAATTTGGCAACACGAATTTGAAAGTTGA
- the LOC111878374 gene encoding uncharacterized protein LOC111878374 isoform X1: MPSSIDNHVDQEVIDMEVAGAEAGEAERVTFSLAIAFLFNWIARILNLLDTIGGLLINYYPQTFGAIDMPPSPITFIIASLYAFAEMKSQGSDFPFKTHPGFINVALVCLILYGLASAAEFFIYAIRPGSVYGMIVHLFKRIWQHEFES, translated from the exons ATGCCTTCTTCCATAGATAATCATGTCGACCAAGAAGTTATAGATATGGAAGTAGCAGGGGCAGAAGCGGGAGAAGCCGAGCGCGTTACATTCAGTCTGGCCATAGCGTTTTTGTTCAATTGGATCGCTCGCATCCTTAATCTGCTGGATACTATTGGTGGCCTGTTGATTAACTATTACCCGCAAACATTTGGGGCTATTGACATGCCCCCATCTCCAATTACCTTTATAATCGCTAGTTTATATGCATTTGCAGAAATGAAGTCGCAGGGATCTGATTTTCCTTTTAAAACGCATCCTGGGTTCATCAATGTAGCTCTTGTCTGTCTCATCTTATATGGCCTGGCTTCTGCAGCAGAGTTTTTCATTTATGCCATACGTCCCGGTTCTGTTTATGGCATGATCGTTCATTTG TTCAAAAGAATTTGGCAACACGAATTTGAAAGTTGA